A region of Coccinella septempunctata chromosome 5, icCocSept1.1, whole genome shotgun sequence DNA encodes the following proteins:
- the LOC123313523 gene encoding protein peste-like isoform X3: protein MFDDRCKTKKLRFIVCAFITPLVFISSGIILIILRTLIYNGLKSEVLSVTPGSKSYEIFKKTPFDIYLDIYFFNWTNPEEFSNPLVKPKFEEIGPFRFLEVMEKTNITFHDNSTVSYNRTRRWYFDKEFSPYDLHTPITSINPVAASGGYAMRHESIWTKKLFSIGIRSILGRMDMTQSVANVFFDGYEDPLINLGKSLPFVKQKVPPMDKFGWFYKRNGSNEWDGRYNMGTGSQTKFGQLYKYNNMEHSPFFKDRCGDIRGSAGEFFPAGLGKQPLELFNPEMCRTIVFDYVEEERKKMINGYKFTLGDHFFDNGTIYPENVCYCSGDCVPYGVMNISLCRYGSPGFVSLPHFYKADPYFINLVDGMKPSKKHDFYMIIEPTTGLPLEVSARLQINLLVKNVPGIGLLEDRNDVFFPIFWFEQVVEVPTKYSFGLLFLLWLKEICILTGLLMICSGIIIMSIAVYRICTTPLWTRPEEIYNKELVPLNQEKR, encoded by the exons atgTTCGATGATCGGTGCAAGACTAAAAAACTTCGATTTATAGTGTGTGCGTTCATAACTCCATTAGTGTTCATAAGTTCGGGAATCATATTGATCATTTTGAGGACGTTAATTTACAACGGTTTAAAAAGTGAAGTTTTGAGTGTGACCCCTGGAAGTAAGTCATACGAAATCTTCAAGAAAACCCCTTTCGACATCTATTTGGACATATACTTCTTCAACTGGACTAACCCTGAAGAGTTTAGTAATCCACTAGTGAAACCAAAGTTCGAAGAAATTGGACCATTTCGTTTTTTAGAAGTGATGGAAAAGACTAACATCACATTCCATGATAATTCAACGGTTTCTTACAACAGAACCAGGAGGTGGTACTTTGATAAGGAGTTTTCGCCCTATGATCTGCATACTCCGATAACATCAATTAATCCTGTTGCAGCC TCGGGTGGTTATGCAATGAGACACGAGAGCATATGGACGAAGAAATTATTCTCTATCGGAATAAGATCCATTCTGGGACGGATGGACATGACACAATCCGTTGCGAACGTGTTCTTCGACGGCTACGAAGACCCACTCATCAATTTGGGAAAATCCCTACCATTTGTGAAACAAAAAGTCCCTCCAATGGACAAATTTGGTTGGTTTTATAAG AGAAACGGTTCTAATGAATGGGACGGGCGTTATAACATGGGCACTGGATCTCAAACAAAGTTCGGTCAATTGtacaaatataataatatgGAACACTCTCCATTCTTCAAAGATAGATGTGGTGATATTAGAGGCTCTGCTGGGGAGTTCTTTCCAGCAGGATTGGGAAAACAACCCCTAGAACTTTTCAACCCCGAAATGTGCAGAACGATCGTTTTTGATTACGTCGAGGAAGAAAGGAAGAAAATGATCAATGGATATAAGTTCACTTTGGGAGACCATTTCTTTGATAACG GAACCATATATCCAGAAAATGTGTGCTACTGTTCCGGTGACTGCGTTCCCTATGGAGTGATGAATATATCGCTATGCAGGTACGGATCTCCAGGTTTTGTCTCATTACCTCATTTCTATAAGGCAGATCCATATTTCATCAATCTCGTGGATGGTATGAAACCAAGTAAGAAGCATGACTTCTACATGATCATCGAACCG ACCACTGGTCTTCCTCTAGAGGTGTCAGCAAGGCTCCAGATAAATCTGCTCGTGAAAAATGTTCCAGGTATTGG ATTACTCGAAGATAGAAACGACGTCTTCTTCCCTATCTTCTGGTTTGAACAAGTCGTGGAGGTACCGACCAAATACTCGTTTGGTCTCCTCTTTTTACTGTGGCTGAAGGAAATCTGCATACTGACAGGTCTGCTTATGATCTGTAGTGGAATTATTATTATGTCAATTGCGGTCTACCGAATTTGCACAACGCCGTTGTGGACCAGACCCGAAGAAATTTACAACAAAGAACTTGTTCCTCTTAACCAAGAAAAGAGGTGA
- the LOC123313523 gene encoding protein peste-like isoform X2, producing the protein MCYSHPSKKTNMFDDRCKTKKLRFIVCAFITPLVFISSGIILIILRTLIYNGLKSEVLSVTPGSKSYEIFKKTPFDIYLDIYFFNWTNPEEFSNPLVKPKFEEIGPFRFLEVMEKTNITFHDNSTVSYNRTRRWYFDKEFSPYDLHTPITSINPVAASGGYAMRHESIWTKKLFSIGIRSILGRMDMTQSVANVFFDGYEDPLINLGKSLPFVKQKVPPMDKFGWFYKRNGSNEWDGRYNMGTGSQTKFGQLYKYNNMEHSPFFKDRCGDIRGSAGEFFPAGLGKQPLELFNPEMCRTIVFDYVEEERKKMINGYKFTLGDHFFDNGTIYPENVCYCSGDCVPYGVMNISLCRYGSPGFVSLPHFYKADPYFINLVDGMKPSKKHDFYMIIEPTTGLPLEVSARLQINLLVKNVPGIGLLEDRNDVFFPIFWFEQVVEVPTKYSFGLLFLLWLKEICILTGLLMICSGIIIMSIAVYRICTTPLWTRPEEIYNKELVPLNQEKR; encoded by the exons aaaacaaacatgTTCGATGATCGGTGCAAGACTAAAAAACTTCGATTTATAGTGTGTGCGTTCATAACTCCATTAGTGTTCATAAGTTCGGGAATCATATTGATCATTTTGAGGACGTTAATTTACAACGGTTTAAAAAGTGAAGTTTTGAGTGTGACCCCTGGAAGTAAGTCATACGAAATCTTCAAGAAAACCCCTTTCGACATCTATTTGGACATATACTTCTTCAACTGGACTAACCCTGAAGAGTTTAGTAATCCACTAGTGAAACCAAAGTTCGAAGAAATTGGACCATTTCGTTTTTTAGAAGTGATGGAAAAGACTAACATCACATTCCATGATAATTCAACGGTTTCTTACAACAGAACCAGGAGGTGGTACTTTGATAAGGAGTTTTCGCCCTATGATCTGCATACTCCGATAACATCAATTAATCCTGTTGCAGCC TCGGGTGGTTATGCAATGAGACACGAGAGCATATGGACGAAGAAATTATTCTCTATCGGAATAAGATCCATTCTGGGACGGATGGACATGACACAATCCGTTGCGAACGTGTTCTTCGACGGCTACGAAGACCCACTCATCAATTTGGGAAAATCCCTACCATTTGTGAAACAAAAAGTCCCTCCAATGGACAAATTTGGTTGGTTTTATAAG AGAAACGGTTCTAATGAATGGGACGGGCGTTATAACATGGGCACTGGATCTCAAACAAAGTTCGGTCAATTGtacaaatataataatatgGAACACTCTCCATTCTTCAAAGATAGATGTGGTGATATTAGAGGCTCTGCTGGGGAGTTCTTTCCAGCAGGATTGGGAAAACAACCCCTAGAACTTTTCAACCCCGAAATGTGCAGAACGATCGTTTTTGATTACGTCGAGGAAGAAAGGAAGAAAATGATCAATGGATATAAGTTCACTTTGGGAGACCATTTCTTTGATAACG GAACCATATATCCAGAAAATGTGTGCTACTGTTCCGGTGACTGCGTTCCCTATGGAGTGATGAATATATCGCTATGCAGGTACGGATCTCCAGGTTTTGTCTCATTACCTCATTTCTATAAGGCAGATCCATATTTCATCAATCTCGTGGATGGTATGAAACCAAGTAAGAAGCATGACTTCTACATGATCATCGAACCG ACCACTGGTCTTCCTCTAGAGGTGTCAGCAAGGCTCCAGATAAATCTGCTCGTGAAAAATGTTCCAGGTATTGG ATTACTCGAAGATAGAAACGACGTCTTCTTCCCTATCTTCTGGTTTGAACAAGTCGTGGAGGTACCGACCAAATACTCGTTTGGTCTCCTCTTTTTACTGTGGCTGAAGGAAATCTGCATACTGACAGGTCTGCTTATGATCTGTAGTGGAATTATTATTATGTCAATTGCGGTCTACCGAATTTGCACAACGCCGTTGTGGACCAGACCCGAAGAAATTTACAACAAAGAACTTGTTCCTCTTAACCAAGAAAAGAGGTGA
- the LOC123313523 gene encoding protein peste-like isoform X1, which produces MVNETAVEKTNMFDDRCKTKKLRFIVCAFITPLVFISSGIILIILRTLIYNGLKSEVLSVTPGSKSYEIFKKTPFDIYLDIYFFNWTNPEEFSNPLVKPKFEEIGPFRFLEVMEKTNITFHDNSTVSYNRTRRWYFDKEFSPYDLHTPITSINPVAASGGYAMRHESIWTKKLFSIGIRSILGRMDMTQSVANVFFDGYEDPLINLGKSLPFVKQKVPPMDKFGWFYKRNGSNEWDGRYNMGTGSQTKFGQLYKYNNMEHSPFFKDRCGDIRGSAGEFFPAGLGKQPLELFNPEMCRTIVFDYVEEERKKMINGYKFTLGDHFFDNGTIYPENVCYCSGDCVPYGVMNISLCRYGSPGFVSLPHFYKADPYFINLVDGMKPSKKHDFYMIIEPTTGLPLEVSARLQINLLVKNVPGIGLLEDRNDVFFPIFWFEQVVEVPTKYSFGLLFLLWLKEICILTGLLMICSGIIIMSIAVYRICTTPLWTRPEEIYNKELVPLNQEKR; this is translated from the exons aaaacaaacatgTTCGATGATCGGTGCAAGACTAAAAAACTTCGATTTATAGTGTGTGCGTTCATAACTCCATTAGTGTTCATAAGTTCGGGAATCATATTGATCATTTTGAGGACGTTAATTTACAACGGTTTAAAAAGTGAAGTTTTGAGTGTGACCCCTGGAAGTAAGTCATACGAAATCTTCAAGAAAACCCCTTTCGACATCTATTTGGACATATACTTCTTCAACTGGACTAACCCTGAAGAGTTTAGTAATCCACTAGTGAAACCAAAGTTCGAAGAAATTGGACCATTTCGTTTTTTAGAAGTGATGGAAAAGACTAACATCACATTCCATGATAATTCAACGGTTTCTTACAACAGAACCAGGAGGTGGTACTTTGATAAGGAGTTTTCGCCCTATGATCTGCATACTCCGATAACATCAATTAATCCTGTTGCAGCC TCGGGTGGTTATGCAATGAGACACGAGAGCATATGGACGAAGAAATTATTCTCTATCGGAATAAGATCCATTCTGGGACGGATGGACATGACACAATCCGTTGCGAACGTGTTCTTCGACGGCTACGAAGACCCACTCATCAATTTGGGAAAATCCCTACCATTTGTGAAACAAAAAGTCCCTCCAATGGACAAATTTGGTTGGTTTTATAAG AGAAACGGTTCTAATGAATGGGACGGGCGTTATAACATGGGCACTGGATCTCAAACAAAGTTCGGTCAATTGtacaaatataataatatgGAACACTCTCCATTCTTCAAAGATAGATGTGGTGATATTAGAGGCTCTGCTGGGGAGTTCTTTCCAGCAGGATTGGGAAAACAACCCCTAGAACTTTTCAACCCCGAAATGTGCAGAACGATCGTTTTTGATTACGTCGAGGAAGAAAGGAAGAAAATGATCAATGGATATAAGTTCACTTTGGGAGACCATTTCTTTGATAACG GAACCATATATCCAGAAAATGTGTGCTACTGTTCCGGTGACTGCGTTCCCTATGGAGTGATGAATATATCGCTATGCAGGTACGGATCTCCAGGTTTTGTCTCATTACCTCATTTCTATAAGGCAGATCCATATTTCATCAATCTCGTGGATGGTATGAAACCAAGTAAGAAGCATGACTTCTACATGATCATCGAACCG ACCACTGGTCTTCCTCTAGAGGTGTCAGCAAGGCTCCAGATAAATCTGCTCGTGAAAAATGTTCCAGGTATTGG ATTACTCGAAGATAGAAACGACGTCTTCTTCCCTATCTTCTGGTTTGAACAAGTCGTGGAGGTACCGACCAAATACTCGTTTGGTCTCCTCTTTTTACTGTGGCTGAAGGAAATCTGCATACTGACAGGTCTGCTTATGATCTGTAGTGGAATTATTATTATGTCAATTGCGGTCTACCGAATTTGCACAACGCCGTTGTGGACCAGACCCGAAGAAATTTACAACAAAGAACTTGTTCCTCTTAACCAAGAAAAGAGGTGA